One Gimesia sp. DNA segment encodes these proteins:
- a CDS encoding GTPase — MNLQFDDTIVALASAPGAGAAGLIRISGREILPCLSACFEAETDWQQSMRSQRYPGTLQLAGSETRLPGALYYWPTARSFTGQPLAEFHTVSSPPLLEAAIEQIASRGARMARPGEFTLRAFLAGRVDLMQAEAVLGVIDAHDHEELNLALSQLAGGVSTRIGRARIELLELLAELEAGLDFVEEDIEFIDRMTLVSRLQGIREFCEQLYADSAQRMESTGSLSLVLAGLPNAGKSTLYNALVGDAEAALVSDVAGTTRDYLVTPLNWKGQSIHLIDTAGLETGAHEISVSAQNFRQAQTQQADLVVWCTAADLTPEMSAEDRSQRDLLAAVRNVLTVRTKSDLSPAPLESHSIKADLEISVAEGTGLKALQDQILERLSETHRGGRHLIGSTASRCRESLRAAGESLGAAEEAAELQLGEELVAIEIREALQHLGQIVGQVYTDDILDRIFSKFCIGK, encoded by the coding sequence ATGAACCTGCAGTTTGACGATACGATTGTTGCACTGGCGTCTGCTCCCGGAGCAGGCGCAGCCGGCCTGATTCGCATCAGTGGTCGTGAGATTCTGCCCTGTCTGTCAGCCTGTTTTGAAGCGGAAACGGACTGGCAGCAGAGTATGCGCTCGCAGCGGTATCCGGGAACATTGCAACTGGCGGGTTCTGAAACCCGCCTGCCCGGGGCACTCTATTACTGGCCGACGGCGCGGAGCTTCACCGGTCAGCCGCTGGCGGAATTTCATACCGTCAGTTCTCCCCCTCTGCTGGAAGCCGCCATCGAGCAGATCGCTTCCCGCGGTGCCCGCATGGCGCGGCCCGGAGAATTCACCTTGCGGGCCTTTCTGGCAGGACGCGTCGACCTGATGCAGGCCGAAGCGGTACTGGGAGTCATCGATGCTCACGATCACGAAGAGCTGAACCTGGCGCTCAGTCAGCTGGCAGGTGGTGTCTCGACCCGGATCGGACGGGCACGTATTGAGCTGCTGGAACTGCTGGCCGAACTGGAAGCGGGGCTCGATTTTGTCGAGGAAGATATTGAATTCATTGACCGCATGACACTGGTCTCTCGACTGCAGGGGATTCGCGAGTTCTGCGAGCAGCTGTATGCCGACTCGGCACAGCGGATGGAGTCGACGGGCAGTCTGTCGCTGGTGCTGGCGGGGCTGCCTAATGCAGGGAAAAGCACACTGTATAACGCGCTGGTCGGGGATGCCGAAGCCGCGCTCGTGTCAGACGTCGCTGGTACGACCCGCGATTACCTGGTGACGCCTCTTAACTGGAAAGGTCAGAGCATCCACTTGATTGATACCGCCGGCCTGGAAACGGGAGCCCATGAAATTTCAGTCAGTGCTCAGAACTTTCGTCAGGCACAGACCCAGCAGGCGGATCTGGTAGTCTGGTGCACGGCCGCTGATTTGACGCCTGAAATGAGCGCCGAGGACCGCAGTCAGCGCGATCTGTTGGCAGCCGTGCGCAATGTTCTGACAGTGAGAACGAAAAGTGATCTCTCCCCTGCTCCACTGGAGTCTCACTCCATAAAGGCTGACCTGGAAATCAGTGTTGCGGAGGGAACTGGTTTGAAAGCTCTGCAGGATCAGATTCTGGAACGGCTGTCTGAGACGCATCGCGGGGGGAGGCATCTGATCGGTTCCACTGCGTCACGGTGTCGGGAAAGTCTGCGAGCGGCGGGGGAATCTTTGGGGGCTGCGGAAGAGGCTGCTGAACTTCAGCTGGGAGAAGAACTGGTGGCGATCGAAATACGCGAAGCCCTGCAGCATCTGGGGCAGATCGTCGGCCAGGTTTACACCGACGATATCCTCGATCGTATCTTCAGCAAGTTCTGCATCGGTAAATAA
- a CDS encoding sigma-54 dependent transcriptional regulator: MKTNSGSLLVVDDDQHILEAMADYLRSLGHRTETSLTCLDAIERLKEFPFEIVICDVNLPDQDGFHLLEWVEQNAPDTAVIMLTGYGTIESAVEAIRLGAFEYLTKPVIDEELSLTIERCLDQRQVVEENKSLKKQLDQRYGLSNIVGQDYKMQKMFDLIESVADTRTTVLILGENGTGKTMTARAIHQLSDRANKPFVEVACGALPDTLLESELFGHKAGSFTGATHDKIGKFLQADGGTLFLDEIATSSPSLQVKLLRVLQDREFEAVGDTKTHSVDIRLILATNQDLEEMVAKGEFRQDLYYRINVITLTQPALRERMSDIPLLVEHYLRVYNEQIGKSIKGFDPSAMQALLKYSWPGNVRELINVIERSVVLSKGEYIRVHDLPEQIRQEQSYSLSTETSSGGRSSLKNALANPERQIIIEALEANGWNRQNTSKALGINRTTLYKKMKKYEIDFEKQLMH; this comes from the coding sequence ATGAAGACAAATTCAGGCTCATTACTGGTAGTTGATGACGACCAACACATTCTGGAAGCCATGGCAGACTACTTGCGTAGTCTGGGGCACCGTACAGAGACCTCTCTGACCTGCCTCGATGCCATCGAGCGATTGAAAGAATTTCCTTTTGAAATCGTCATCTGTGATGTCAACCTGCCAGATCAGGATGGATTCCATCTGCTGGAATGGGTTGAGCAGAACGCCCCCGACACCGCCGTGATTATGCTCACCGGATACGGCACGATCGAAAGTGCGGTGGAAGCAATCCGCCTCGGGGCCTTTGAATATCTCACGAAGCCGGTCATTGATGAAGAACTCAGTCTGACCATTGAACGCTGCCTCGATCAGAGACAAGTGGTCGAAGAAAACAAATCACTTAAAAAACAACTCGATCAGCGCTATGGCCTGTCTAACATCGTCGGGCAGGACTACAAAATGCAGAAGATGTTTGATCTGATCGAAAGCGTCGCCGACACGCGTACCACTGTTCTGATTCTGGGAGAGAACGGAACCGGTAAGACAATGACGGCCCGTGCCATTCATCAGTTGAGCGATCGTGCCAACAAACCATTCGTCGAAGTCGCCTGTGGGGCACTGCCCGACACACTGCTCGAAAGCGAATTGTTCGGACACAAAGCCGGTTCGTTTACCGGAGCGACTCACGACAAAATTGGTAAGTTCCTCCAGGCAGACGGAGGCACGCTCTTCCTTGATGAAATCGCGACTTCTTCTCCCAGCCTGCAGGTCAAACTGCTGCGTGTTCTGCAAGACCGCGAGTTTGAAGCCGTGGGTGATACCAAAACACACTCAGTCGACATCCGCCTGATTCTGGCCACCAACCAGGATCTGGAAGAGATGGTGGCGAAGGGGGAGTTTCGGCAGGACCTCTACTACCGCATCAACGTCATCACCCTCACTCAGCCGGCATTGCGAGAACGCATGAGCGACATCCCGCTGCTGGTGGAACATTATCTCAGAGTTTACAACGAACAGATCGGGAAATCGATCAAAGGTTTCGATCCTTCCGCCATGCAGGCCCTGCTGAAATATTCCTGGCCGGGTAACGTGCGGGAACTGATCAACGTCATCGAACGCTCTGTGGTCCTCTCCAAAGGGGAGTACATCCGCGTACACGATCTGCCCGAGCAGATTCGTCAGGAACAGTCCTATTCGCTCTCTACAGAGACCAGCAGCGGCGGACGCAGTTCACTGAAAAATGCCCTCGCCAATCCCGAGCGACAGATCATCATCGAAGCACTGGAAGCCAACGGCTGGAACCGACAGAACACGTCCAAAGCCCTGGGTATCAACCGAACTACGCTTTATAAGAAGATGAAAAAATACGAGATCGACTTCGAAAAACAGTTGATGCACTAA
- the cmk gene encoding (d)CMP kinase, producing the protein MIVTIDGPAGSGKSTAARGLSQRLGFEFLDTGAMYRCVALAVLQQGIDPAEVQSVGDVSQQIHITFADASVILNGEDVTQAIRTADVSEAASQVAQYPAVREALVHLQRQAAEGVNIVSEGRDQGTVVFPDALCKFFLIADPEERARRRFDEMQGQDQEITREEILQQIHQRDQRDESRTVAPLKPADDAVEINTSQLSIEEVLDQLEQTVRERQAASAE; encoded by the coding sequence ATGATCGTGACGATTGATGGTCCTGCAGGATCGGGTAAAAGTACTGCGGCGCGGGGGCTGTCTCAGCGGTTGGGTTTCGAGTTCCTGGATACCGGGGCCATGTATCGTTGTGTGGCTCTGGCGGTGCTACAGCAAGGCATCGATCCGGCAGAGGTGCAGTCCGTCGGCGACGTCAGTCAGCAGATTCATATTACCTTTGCTGACGCCAGCGTGATCTTGAACGGAGAGGATGTCACCCAGGCAATTCGGACCGCAGACGTCTCGGAAGCGGCATCCCAGGTCGCACAGTACCCTGCGGTTCGGGAAGCACTGGTGCATTTGCAGCGACAGGCGGCCGAAGGAGTAAATATTGTCAGCGAAGGCCGCGATCAGGGGACAGTGGTGTTTCCAGATGCGTTGTGTAAGTTCTTTCTGATCGCCGATCCTGAAGAACGGGCCCGACGTCGCTTTGATGAAATGCAGGGACAGGATCAGGAGATTACCCGGGAAGAGATACTGCAGCAGATCCACCAGCGCGATCAGCGGGATGAAAGCCGCACCGTCGCCCCGTTAAAACCGGCCGACGATGCGGTTGAAATCAATACATCTCAGCTTTCAATCGAGGAAGTCCTGGATCAGCTTGAGCAGACAGTTCGGGAGCGTCAGGCTGCTTCAGCCGAGTAA
- a CDS encoding YidC/Oxa1 family insertase periplasmic-domain containing protein, whose amino-acid sequence MEQKRLLLFVVLSATVIFFWQMFIFPRIAPRPQVVAEQQAENAPAQDEQDPDLPLVAKKPSTHGEVKPLPEQPAEQKAGFARNPNRTIVLGSLDPDSGYFLQAKITTQGAAVLEASLNDPLYRDLDDNKKQLQILGEFSGAKEVSRSLQIEMKQLDQKLAPFLTNTRRADWKVLEEVKDADGIIHSVRLGLTAPDGSIEVQKVFSLKKYPLPEGEDFREFRNTQQAGYLIHFDLKLINESSQGQVLDYQLLGPVGIPLENADNTRKFRDVRIGFLQDDMSVDTTTLYAADIIEEIQEQNVEKYTRAFQFAGVDVQYFAALLTPDGKNYKPELVNGEMQSNYSASVEPVLIQQNVKTEEQSRITVKINSDEIELPAGGETEHSYALYAGPKRESLLGPPLKATEIMDFGFFGPVAKLMLWLLTTLHSIGLSYGIAIVCLTVIVRGSLYPLSRKQAVGAQKMKELQPQIAELKKKYGDDREKLGRAQMELFSKNNYNPLAGCLPIFLQLPIFFGLYTALNNAVQLRGTPFLWIDNLAAPDALFKLPFNLPVLGDNFNLLPLITVGLFVVQQKLFMPPPTDKDQELQHKIMNYMMIAMGFLFYRVPAGLCVYFIASSLWGICERKLLDFQAKRHPATSADPNVIEVTAETKKSSPNKNKKTDKEDEQPAKKGWFARLQEIADQAQTQAALNEKQRDQNPRDKGNGKKSKKRR is encoded by the coding sequence ATGGAACAAAAACGACTTTTACTCTTTGTAGTACTGTCTGCCACAGTCATCTTTTTCTGGCAGATGTTCATATTCCCCCGCATTGCTCCCCGTCCTCAGGTTGTCGCAGAACAGCAGGCTGAGAACGCGCCTGCGCAGGATGAGCAGGATCCCGATCTGCCGCTGGTGGCGAAAAAACCATCGACTCACGGCGAAGTCAAGCCGTTGCCCGAACAGCCGGCAGAACAGAAAGCCGGTTTTGCCCGCAATCCCAATCGGACAATCGTACTCGGTTCACTGGACCCGGACTCAGGCTACTTTCTGCAGGCGAAAATCACGACTCAGGGGGCTGCTGTCCTGGAAGCCTCTTTGAACGATCCACTCTACAGAGACCTGGACGATAACAAGAAACAGTTGCAGATCCTGGGGGAATTCAGTGGTGCCAAAGAGGTTTCGCGGTCTTTACAGATCGAGATGAAGCAGCTGGACCAGAAACTGGCCCCCTTCCTCACCAATACCCGTCGCGCTGACTGGAAGGTGCTGGAAGAAGTTAAAGATGCCGACGGAATCATTCATTCGGTCCGCCTGGGTCTGACGGCTCCGGATGGAAGTATCGAAGTTCAGAAGGTATTCAGCCTGAAAAAATACCCGTTACCTGAGGGAGAAGACTTTCGCGAGTTCCGCAATACCCAGCAGGCCGGTTACCTGATTCACTTCGATCTCAAACTGATTAACGAAAGCTCACAAGGGCAGGTGCTGGATTATCAGCTGCTGGGTCCCGTGGGAATTCCGCTGGAGAACGCAGACAATACTCGTAAGTTCCGCGATGTTCGCATCGGATTCCTGCAGGACGATATGAGTGTCGACACCACGACCTTATACGCTGCAGACATTATCGAAGAAATTCAGGAACAGAATGTCGAGAAATACACACGGGCTTTTCAGTTCGCCGGTGTGGACGTGCAATATTTTGCTGCCCTGCTTACTCCAGATGGCAAGAACTATAAGCCGGAACTGGTCAACGGTGAGATGCAGTCCAATTATTCTGCGAGTGTCGAGCCGGTGCTCATCCAGCAGAATGTGAAGACCGAAGAGCAGAGCCGCATCACGGTCAAAATCAATTCTGATGAAATCGAACTGCCCGCCGGCGGTGAGACCGAGCACAGCTATGCTCTGTATGCCGGCCCCAAACGGGAATCGTTGCTCGGACCGCCGTTGAAGGCGACCGAGATCATGGATTTCGGCTTCTTCGGTCCGGTAGCCAAACTGATGTTGTGGCTGCTGACGACATTGCACAGCATTGGGTTGTCTTACGGGATCGCCATCGTCTGCCTGACTGTGATCGTGCGGGGAAGTCTGTATCCCCTGTCGCGTAAGCAGGCCGTAGGTGCTCAGAAGATGAAAGAGCTGCAACCGCAGATCGCCGAGCTGAAAAAGAAATATGGCGATGATCGCGAGAAACTGGGCCGGGCGCAGATGGAGTTGTTCAGCAAGAACAACTACAACCCGCTGGCTGGCTGTCTGCCGATCTTCCTGCAGCTGCCGATTTTCTTTGGTCTTTATACCGCGTTGAACAACGCCGTCCAGTTGCGGGGAACCCCGTTCCTCTGGATCGACAACCTGGCTGCTCCGGATGCCCTGTTCAAGCTGCCGTTCAATCTGCCGGTACTGGGAGATAACTTCAACCTGCTGCCATTGATCACAGTGGGGCTGTTTGTGGTACAGCAAAAGCTGTTCATGCCGCCCCCGACTGACAAAGACCAGGAACTGCAGCACAAGATCATGAACTACATGATGATCGCGATGGGCTTCCTGTTCTACCGTGTGCCGGCCGGTTTGTGTGTGTACTTCATCGCATCCAGTTTGTGGGGGATCTGTGAGCGGAAGCTGCTGGATTTCCAGGCCAAACGTCATCCTGCAACCAGTGCCGATCCGAATGTGATCGAAGTTACAGCTGAGACGAAGAAGTCTTCGCCGAACAAGAACAAGAAGACGGACAAAGAGGATGAACAGCCTGCGAAAAAAGGCTGGTTTGCCCGCTTGCAGGAGATTGCCGACCAGGCTCAGACCCAGGCAGCGCTGAATGAAAAACAGCGCGATCAGAATCCCCGCGACAAAGGCAACGGGAAGAAGTCCAAGAAACGTCGATAG
- a CDS encoding SLC13 family permease, whose product MIGDASHTSESRIPFYGKLFSLIAFVIILNLPTPDDMTSAAQRLAAVTALMAILWMTQALPIAVTSLVPLFAFPLFGIQNPATVSQAYINQNIFLYMGGFIIALGIEKWGVHRRIALHTINVVGSSPRRVVLGFLFATGFLSMWISNTASTLLMLPIGMAIIGSMSELSLFDSDVDSSKAIRHFSVALLLGIAYSASIGGVTTLIGTPTNIAFQQIWLAQFPQGPQLSAGEWMIMVVPFGVTFIMITWLVLCWRMPSLSSSKTSSRNIMQEQIQNLGQPTRAEVLMLFVFATTAILWVTRKPLIFGEWELLAGWEQLPIHFLKKWGIPADQASSWVHDSTVAMGMAILMFAIPARKSETGQTEYLMDWETAERLPWGVLLLIGGGFAIAGAFKSTELSDWVGHVFSQVIAGWPAWALVLAACLMLTFLTEFTSNIATVNTVLPILAATAVSLEIDPRLIMIPAAISASCAFTMPIATPPNAIVFASGKIKMSDMLTYGIILNLIGVFLLTAFMFFYFIPQMGIETGTVPDWLHAR is encoded by the coding sequence GTGATTGGCGACGCATCACACACTTCAGAAAGCCGGATTCCCTTCTACGGTAAACTTTTCAGCCTGATCGCGTTTGTGATTATTCTGAATCTGCCGACACCGGACGACATGACCTCCGCTGCGCAGCGTCTGGCAGCGGTAACCGCGCTGATGGCAATCCTCTGGATGACGCAGGCACTGCCCATTGCCGTCACCAGCCTGGTTCCGTTGTTTGCCTTTCCCCTGTTCGGTATCCAGAACCCGGCGACGGTCAGTCAGGCTTATATTAATCAGAATATCTTTCTGTATATGGGTGGATTCATTATCGCATTGGGTATCGAAAAATGGGGCGTTCATCGACGGATTGCCCTGCATACAATTAATGTCGTCGGATCGAGCCCCCGCCGGGTGGTGCTGGGGTTCCTGTTCGCGACCGGCTTCCTTTCGATGTGGATCAGTAATACCGCCTCGACGCTGCTTATGCTCCCTATCGGCATGGCGATCATCGGTTCCATGTCCGAACTCTCACTGTTCGATTCTGATGTCGATTCTTCAAAAGCGATTCGCCACTTCTCAGTCGCGCTGCTGCTGGGCATCGCATATTCCGCCAGCATCGGCGGTGTCACCACGCTGATCGGCACGCCCACCAATATCGCCTTTCAGCAGATCTGGCTCGCTCAGTTTCCACAAGGTCCACAACTCTCGGCAGGGGAGTGGATGATCATGGTTGTCCCGTTCGGGGTGACCTTTATTATGATCACCTGGCTGGTTCTCTGCTGGAGAATGCCATCACTTTCCAGTTCAAAAACATCTTCCCGCAATATTATGCAGGAACAGATTCAGAATCTGGGACAGCCCACCCGCGCGGAAGTCCTGATGCTGTTCGTCTTCGCCACCACCGCTATCCTCTGGGTAACACGAAAACCATTGATCTTTGGTGAATGGGAGCTGCTGGCCGGCTGGGAACAGTTACCGATTCACTTCCTCAAGAAATGGGGCATCCCCGCGGACCAGGCTTCAAGCTGGGTCCACGATTCGACGGTCGCCATGGGAATGGCGATTCTGATGTTTGCCATTCCTGCCCGGAAATCCGAAACAGGACAAACTGAATATCTCATGGACTGGGAAACCGCAGAGCGTTTGCCCTGGGGAGTCCTGCTGCTGATTGGTGGCGGCTTCGCCATCGCGGGCGCTTTCAAATCGACCGAACTCTCCGACTGGGTAGGCCATGTCTTTTCGCAGGTAATCGCCGGCTGGCCCGCCTGGGCTCTGGTTCTGGCCGCCTGCCTGATGCTGACCTTCCTGACCGAATTCACATCGAACATCGCAACCGTGAATACGGTGCTGCCGATCCTGGCTGCTACCGCGGTCAGTCTGGAAATTGACCCTCGGTTGATCATGATTCCCGCAGCGATCTCCGCCAGTTGCGCGTTTACCATGCCGATCGCTACACCCCCGAATGCGATTGTCTTTGCTTCGGGAAAAATCAAGATGTCCGACATGCTGACTTACGGCATCATCCTGAATCTGATCGGCGTATTCCTGCTCACGGCCTTCATGTTCTTCTACTTCATTCCGCAGATGGGGATTGAGACGGGAACTGTGCCGGACTGGCTTCACGCTCGCTGA
- a CDS encoding metallophosphoesterase family protein, whose amino-acid sequence MLRAIISDIHGNLEALEAVLADIDRREISEIYCLGDIIGYGPNPRECIDLVRQRCKKSLLGNHDQAALFDPEGFNAGAERAIFWTRKMLETGDANKNQDRWDFLGELPRMIREDKLLFVHGSARNPLNEYVFPEDIYNQRKMERIFGLVDQYCFQGHTHIPGIFTESMNFLAPDEIDYVYSFGEEKFLVNVGSVGQPRDADSRSSYVIIDDEKVTFCRVEYDFNTTAEKIYDIPDLDNFLGDRLRDGR is encoded by the coding sequence TTGTTAAGAGCGATAATTAGTGATATTCACGGTAATCTCGAGGCGCTGGAAGCTGTCCTGGCTGACATTGATCGTCGTGAGATCAGCGAGATTTATTGCCTGGGTGATATCATCGGATATGGACCCAATCCACGGGAATGCATCGATCTGGTCAGACAACGATGCAAGAAGTCTCTGCTGGGGAACCACGACCAGGCAGCCTTGTTTGATCCGGAGGGCTTCAATGCCGGTGCCGAACGCGCCATCTTCTGGACTCGGAAGATGCTGGAGACCGGTGATGCGAATAAAAACCAGGATCGCTGGGATTTTCTGGGCGAACTGCCGCGGATGATTCGCGAGGACAAGTTGCTGTTCGTGCATGGTTCCGCCCGCAACCCGTTAAACGAATACGTCTTCCCGGAAGACATTTACAACCAGCGCAAAATGGAACGTATTTTTGGTCTGGTCGACCAGTACTGCTTCCAGGGACACACTCATATTCCCGGCATTTTCACAGAAAGCATGAATTTCCTTGCTCCAGATGAGATTGATTACGTTTACTCATTCGGCGAGGAAAAGTTTCTGGTGAATGTCGGTTCGGTGGGACAGCCCCGCGATGCGGATAGCCGCTCTTCCTATGTCATTATCGATGATGAGAAGGTGACCTTCTGCCGGGTTGAATACGATTTCAACACGACCGCCGAGAAGATTTACGACATTCCTGATTTAGATAACTTTTTGGGCGATCGTCTGCGTGACGGTCGATAA
- a CDS encoding universal stress protein — MIEINKILIPTDFSEPSQAATQYAVELARKFDAQLHLLNVIEDPIVYMPMFESYALPPKEDFENFAKTRLENWILDEDKEGLDLVTHWVHGNPFVDILKYAKKEDIDVIVVGTHGRSFTAHLLLGSVAEKVVRKAPCPVLTVRPKGHQFIHPAQD; from the coding sequence ATGATTGAAATCAACAAAATCCTCATCCCCACAGACTTCAGTGAACCCTCTCAGGCCGCTACTCAATACGCTGTCGAACTGGCACGGAAATTCGATGCCCAGCTGCATCTGCTGAACGTGATTGAAGACCCCATTGTCTACATGCCCATGTTTGAAAGCTATGCACTTCCGCCCAAGGAAGACTTCGAAAACTTCGCCAAAACCCGACTCGAAAACTGGATTCTGGACGAAGATAAAGAGGGGCTCGACCTGGTCACTCACTGGGTTCACGGCAACCCGTTTGTCGACATTCTGAAGTACGCGAAAAAAGAAGACATTGACGTCATTGTCGTCGGTACTCACGGGCGCTCCTTCACAGCGCACCTCCTGCTCGGAAGTGTAGCAGAGAAGGTCGTGCGGAAAGCTCCCTGTCCGGTACTGACCGTCCGCCCCAAAGGACACCAGTTCATTCATCCGGCACAGGACTAA
- the pilM gene encoding type IV pilus assembly protein PilM, whose product MAENQAVWGIEIGQAGLKAIRLRYAEAADQVIAVAFDYIPHPKILSQPDADPEELISQALDTFLSRNEIKGDVIAISVPGQTSLARFIQLPPVQSNRVPEIVKYEAKQQIPFALEDVIWDYQPLGGGIEEGGYMLDAEVGIFAMKRDQVLKTLKPFIDRKVEVELIQIAPLGLYNTLCYDSLGMRVDADYDGNPEESSIVVDMGADSTTLMVTNGSKIWIRNVPIGGNHFTRALTKEMKLTFAKAEHLKCNATRSEDPRAVFQALRPVFNEYVSEIQRSIGYFSSVNREAKISKVYGTGNGFKLAGLQKFLQQNLQYEVERLDDFQGLVGDAVLNEPLFQDNILTFTVPYGIALQALKQTMIRTTLLPPEIATARKIRRKKPWAVVSAAALMVGLCISAVGYSNVANSVSKDRFGEAETKVNNLTTQVSGYKSSYDSAAGDFTTLIENGNKLVWNLDSRENWLEVYKAIDECLPRDVGDEIDNEQIAKSNRIKLPGITVTHHKDLAQWFEKLSPQAKSLLPPIDKEKPPEGEGYVFTLTGVHYHNDESKPTTDVGVLYVHETLLKNLQSWTVKNPNSQPVDVRKMGISHAVILKDEVRPFQYYPYGKPPGMNRGMDGGMGRGFAGLGGGQPGMGALPGEDVGFGSSPMGPMGRPGVRPRPRPEKETKIIPLKKTTFTLEFVWQPIPVLEREENPPEAPAAEGEGEETPGAEGEAPPA is encoded by the coding sequence ATGGCAGAAAATCAAGCTGTTTGGGGCATTGAAATAGGACAGGCCGGTTTGAAGGCTATCCGACTACGGTATGCCGAAGCGGCCGACCAGGTTATTGCGGTTGCCTTCGACTATATCCCGCATCCGAAAATTCTCAGCCAGCCCGATGCAGATCCCGAAGAATTGATCAGTCAGGCACTGGATACATTCCTCTCCCGTAATGAAATCAAGGGAGATGTGATTGCCATCAGCGTTCCGGGGCAGACTTCACTGGCCCGTTTTATCCAACTGCCACCGGTCCAGTCCAACCGTGTTCCGGAAATCGTCAAGTACGAAGCCAAGCAGCAGATCCCTTTCGCCCTGGAAGATGTCATCTGGGATTACCAGCCCCTGGGAGGCGGTATCGAAGAAGGGGGCTACATGCTGGATGCCGAAGTCGGTATCTTCGCCATGAAACGAGATCAGGTCCTCAAAACCCTGAAGCCATTCATTGATCGTAAAGTCGAAGTGGAACTGATTCAGATCGCACCACTGGGTCTGTACAACACGCTCTGCTACGACTCACTCGGCATGCGTGTCGATGCCGATTACGACGGCAATCCGGAAGAATCATCCATCGTGGTTGACATGGGTGCCGACAGCACGACCCTGATGGTGACGAACGGCAGCAAAATCTGGATCCGTAACGTTCCCATCGGCGGCAACCACTTCACACGTGCTTTGACCAAGGAAATGAAACTCACCTTTGCCAAAGCGGAACACCTGAAATGTAATGCAACCCGCTCCGAAGATCCCCGTGCGGTCTTCCAGGCACTGCGTCCCGTATTCAACGAATACGTCTCAGAAATCCAGCGTTCTATCGGATATTTCTCCAGTGTTAACCGCGAAGCCAAGATCTCGAAGGTCTACGGTACCGGTAATGGCTTTAAGCTCGCGGGTCTGCAGAAATTCCTGCAGCAGAACCTGCAATACGAAGTGGAACGTCTGGATGACTTCCAGGGCCTGGTTGGCGATGCCGTCCTCAACGAACCCCTGTTCCAGGACAACATCCTGACCTTCACAGTGCCTTACGGGATCGCTCTGCAGGCACTCAAGCAGACCATGATTCGTACCACGCTTCTGCCACCGGAAATTGCGACGGCCCGCAAAATCCGCCGCAAGAAACCATGGGCGGTGGTCAGTGCTGCTGCTTTGATGGTCGGCCTCTGTATTTCAGCCGTTGGCTACAGCAATGTTGCCAATTCGGTCAGCAAAGATCGCTTTGGGGAAGCAGAAACAAAAGTCAATAACCTCACCACACAGGTCTCCGGCTACAAATCCAGTTATGACTCTGCTGCCGGAGATTTCACAACCCTGATCGAAAACGGTAATAAACTGGTCTGGAACCTCGATTCACGCGAGAACTGGCTGGAAGTTTACAAGGCCATCGATGAATGCCTGCCTCGTGATGTCGGCGATGAAATCGACAACGAACAGATTGCCAAGAGCAACCGCATCAAGTTGCCCGGTATCACAGTTACACACCACAAAGATCTGGCCCAGTGGTTTGAAAAACTCTCTCCGCAGGCCAAATCGCTGTTGCCACCTATTGATAAAGAAAAGCCACCCGAAGGTGAAGGCTACGTCTTCACACTGACCGGCGTGCATTACCATAACGATGAATCCAAACCGACAACTGATGTCGGCGTACTCTACGTGCATGAAACACTACTCAAGAACCTGCAGTCATGGACTGTTAAAAACCCGAATTCTCAACCCGTGGATGTTCGCAAAATGGGAATTTCCCATGCGGTCATTCTCAAAGACGAAGTGCGTCCCTTCCAGTACTATCCGTATGGCAAACCACCGGGTATGAATCGCGGTATGGACGGCGGCATGGGCCGTGGTTTCGCCGGACTCGGAGGCGGTCAGCCAGGTATGGGTGCGCTTCCGGGAGAGGATGTCGGCTTCGGTTCGTCTCCAATGGGTCCGATGGGACGTCCGGGAGTTCGCCCGCGACCACGTCCCGAGAAAGAAACGAAAATCATCCCGCTGAAGAAGACCACCTTCACGCTGGAGTTTGTCTGGCAACCAATTCCAGTTCTGGAGCGTGAAGAAAATCCACCGGAAGCACCTGCTGCTGAAGGAGAAGGGGAAGAGACTCCCGGCGCTGAAGGCGAAGCTCCTCCCGCCTGA